The proteins below come from a single Alnus glutinosa chromosome 9, dhAlnGlut1.1, whole genome shotgun sequence genomic window:
- the LOC133878582 gene encoding DExH-box ATP-dependent RNA helicase DExH11: MDRIEAANELAFRVRFSGHSGHLRVEPISTVERSDPVKSLPDFILPPAFPRETPESIKAYIEETYLLPRLDPEEFSPEKAGRQWDFDWFEEAKVPLEPSLPRSVVIPTWELPFRRQKKGSMLEKWEPKSVEVDVSELMLASQDSGSLTRATGPAKDLVRGSINNRPFRPGGLDDSQSLERSRPEGASNGEWVREVMNGGPAQTSVPSLKKGLDLGNLKAYPCSWNVYKDRSSLKSTSDEKLGELSVQFDDLFTKAWEEDVVPESEVDGTLSEAESVKSEAEANEADVSGSANEPDVSSGANEPELSLLDDILSVESGGSASILDGISDGAGQQQREAWAIIGGSEGIAERFHELVPDMALEFPFELDKFQKEAIYYLEKGDSVFVAAHTSAGKTVVAEYAFALASKHCTRAVYTAPIKTISNQKYRDFSGKFDVGLLTGDVSLRPEASCLIMTTEILRSMLYRGADIIRDIEWVIFDEVHYVNDIERGVVWEEVIIMLPRHINFVLLSATVPNTFEFADWIGRTKQKEIRVTGTSKRPVPLEHCLFYSGELYKICESEKFMPQGLKAVKDAFKKKNLTAFGGGRGSYAGSSAAHDARQSQRHEFSNRGKQNKHSGTGGGNQNNGNSQNNWGSRRSESSLWLLLINNLSKKSLLPVVIFCFSKNRCDKSADGMYGTDLTSSSEKSEIRVFCDKAFSRLKGSDRNLPQILRVQSLLHRGIGVHHAGLLPIVKEVVEMLFCRGVIKVLFSTETFAMGVNAPARTVVFDTLRKFDGREFRQLLPGEYTQMAGRAGRRGLDKIGTVVVMCRDEIPDESDLNNVIVGSATRLESQFRLTYIMILHLLRVEELKVEDMLKRSFAEFHAQKKLPDQQQLLMRKLAQPAKTIECIKGEPAIEEYYEMYSNAEQYDNRISEAVMQSPAAQQFLARERVVVVKAQSGQDHLLGVIVKAQSTSNKQQYIVLVLKPNLPSMVQSPLATSNLQDKISADFPEGYILVRKGKRDDEEEYYSSVKSRKGSGAINIKLPHHGTAAGVSYEVREVDSKEFLCICDCKIKVDQVGLLEDGSSGAYSKTVQQLLGLKKSDGNKYPPALDPKALKLKDVDLVEAYREWTVLLKNMAKNKCHGCVKLEEHIKLVKEIKKHSEEVDALKFQMSDEALQQMPDFQGRIDVLKEIGCIDADLVVQIKGRVACEMNSGEELICTECLFENQLDDLEPEEAVALMSAFVFQQKNTSEPSLTPKLSQAKERLYDTAIRLGELQRKVQINPEEYAKDNLKFGLVEVVYEWAKGTPFADICELTDVPEGLIVRTIVRLDETCREFKNAAAIMGNSALYKKMETASNAIKRDIVFAASLYVTGV, translated from the exons ATGGATCGAATCGAAGCGGCAAACGAGCTCGCTTTCCGGGTCCGGTTCTCCGGCCACAGTGGCCATCTCAGGGTGGAGCCCATCTCAACGGTCGAGCGCTCCGACCCCGTTAAGTCGCTTCCCGATTTCATTTTG CCGCCCGCATTTCCTAGGGAAACACCCGAGTCAATTAAAGCGTATATAGAAGAGACGTATCTCTTGCCAAGATTAGACCCTGAAGAGTTTTCACCTGAAAAAGCTGGAAGGCAGTGGGATTTTGATTGGTTTGAAGAGGCAAAAGTACCTTTAGAGCCATCATTACCACGTTCTGTTGTGATTCCTACATGGGAATTACCATTTAGACGCCAGAAGAAGGGGTCAATGCTAGAAAAATGGGAACCCAAATCTGTTGAG GTGGATGTATCAGAACTAATGCTTGCATCTCAAGACTCTGGGTCTTTGACACGTGCAACTGGACCTGCAAAGGATCTCGTCAGGGGAAGCATCAACAACCGCCCTTTTCGTCCAGGAGGTTTGGATGATTCCCAATCTTTAGAAAGGAGTCGTCCTGAAGGTGCTTCAAATGGTGAATGGGTACGTGAAGTTATGAATGGTGGCCCTGCACAGACCAGTGTTCCAAGCTTGAAGAAAGGATTGGACCTTGGCAATCTCAAG GCTTATCCATGCTCATGGAATGTTTATAAGGACCGAAGTTCGCTTAAGAGCACATCAGATGAAAAGCTG GGGGAGTTATCTGTACAGTTTGATGACTTGTTCACGAAGGCTTGGGAAGAGGATGTTGTTCCTGAATCTGAGGTAGATG GAACATTGTCGGAAGCGGAGTCTGTTAAGTCAGAAGCTGAAGCAAATGAGGCTGATGTGTCCGGCAGTGCAAATGAGCCTGATGTGTCCAGTGGTGCAAATGAGCCTGAGTTATCTCTATTGGATGATATCTTGTCGGTAGAATCAGGAGGATCAGCATCAATATTGGATGGGATTAGTGATGGTGCTGGACAGCAGCAGCGGGAG GCCTGGGCTATTATTGGAGGTAGTGAAGGGATTGCAGAGCGCTTCCATGAACTTGTTCCTGATATGGCATTAGAATTTCCTTTTGAATTGGATAAATTCCAGAAAGAG GCTATATATTATCTTGAAAAGGGAGATTCTGTTTTTGTGGCTGCACATACATCAGCTGGAAAGACAGTCGTTGCAGAATATGCGTTCGCTTTGGCATCGAAA CATTGCACGAGAGCTGTATATACTGCACCTATTAAAACCATCAGCAATCAAAAATATAGGGATTTCTCTGGGAAATTTGACGTTGGACTTCTCACTGGTGATGTTAGCTTGAGGCCAGAGGCTTCTTGTCTAATCATGACCACTGAGATATTAAGGTCAATGCTTTACCGGGGTGCAGATATTATACGTGATATTGAATGG GTTATATTTGATGAGGTGCACTATGTCAATGATATCGAAAGAGGCGTTGTTTGGGAAGAAGTTATAATCATGCTTCCAAGACATATTAATTTTGTTCTCCTTTCGGCTACG GTACCAAACACCTTTGAATTTGCTGACTGGATTGGTCGAACAAAGCAAAAGGAAATTCGGGTAACTGG GACTTCGAAAAGACCAGTACCATTGGAGCACTGCCTATTTTATTCTGGAGAACTTTACAAAATATGTGAAAGTGAAAAATTTATGCCTCAGGGATTGAAAGCTGTTAAAGAtgcattcaagaaaaagaatttgACTGCCTTTGGTGGTGGTCGTGGATCTTATGCTGGTTCCTCAGCTGCTCATGATGCGCGTCAATCTCAGAGACATGAATTCTCTAATCGGGGAAAACAGAATAAGCATTCTGGGACTGGTGGGGGGAATCAAAACAATGGAAACAGCCAGAATAATTGGGGATCAAGGAGATCAGAATCTTCTTTGTGGTTGTTGCTTATTAACAACCTATCAAAGAAATCACTATTACCT GTGGTTATATTTTGTTTCTCAAAGAATCGCTGCGATAAATCAGCTGATGGTATGTATGGGACTGACCTCACTAGTAGTTCTGAGAAAAGTGAGATTCGTGTTTTCTGTGACAAAGCATTTTCAAGACTGAAGGGATCTGACAGGAATTTGCCACAG ATTCTCAGAGTACAAAGCCTACTTCATAGAGGGATTGGTGTCCATCATGCAGGGCTGCTCCCAATTGTTAAGGAAGTTGTTGAAATGCTTTTTTGTCGTGGTGTAATCAAG GTTCTATTTTCAACAGAGACATTTGCAATGGGGGTTAATGCTCCTGCTCGAACG GTTGTTTTTGATACTTTAAGGAAGTTTGATGGCAGGGAATTTAGACAATTACTGCCAGGAGAATACACTCAAATGGCAGGTCGTGCTGGCAGAAGAGGACTTGATAAAATCGGTACAGTTGTTGTTATGTGTCGTGATGAAATCCCAGACGAGAGCGATTTGAACAATGTTATAGTTGGAAGTGCAACTAGGCTTGAGTCTCAGTTTCGGCTGACCTATATCATGATCCTGCATCTTCTTCGTGTTGAGGAATTAAAG GTGGAGGACATGCTGAAAAGAAGTTTTGCTGAATTCCATGCTCAGAAGAAACTTCCCGATCAACAACAACTACTAATGCGAAAGCTTGCACAACCCGCAAAAACTATTGA ATGTATAAAAGGTGAACCAGCCATTGAAGAATACTATGAGATGTACTCCAATGCTGAGCAATATGACAACCGGATTTCTGAGGCAGTCATGCAGTCCCCTGCTGCACAACAATTTCTTGCTCGTGAAAGAGTGGTAGTTGTAAAAGCACAATCG GGCCAGGACCACTTGCTTGGAGTTATTGTGAAAGCACAGTCTACTAGTAATAAACAACAGTACATTGTTTTGGTGCTGAAACCTAATTTACCATCAATGGTGCAAAGTCCCCTTGCCACTTCTAatttacaagataaaataagTGCTGATTTCCCAGAAGGTTATATATTGGTACGAAAAGGAAAACGTGACGATGAAGAAGAGTATTATTCTTCTGTCAAGTCTCGCAAAGGATCAGGGGCCATCAACATAAAGTTGCCTCACCATGGTACCGCTGCTGGGGTGAGTTATGAGGTTAGAGAAGTTGATAGCAAAGAGTTTTTATGCATTTGCGATTGCAAAATAAAAGTTGACCAAGTTGGGCTTCTTGAAGATGGTAGTAGTGGTGCTTACTCCAAGACGGTTCAACAGCTATTGGGTCTGAAAAAATCTGATGGAAATAAGTACCCTCCAGCCCTAGATCCGAAAG CTCTGAAGTTGAAAGACGTGGATCTTGTGGAGGCATACCGCGAGTGGACTGTCCTATTGAAGAATATGGCAAAGAATAAGTGTCATGGGTGTGTTAAATTGGAAGAACATattaaattagtaaaagagatAAAGAAGCACAGTGAGGAAGTCGATGCTCTAAAATTTCAAATGTCAGATGAAGCACTTCAACAGATGCCAGACTTTCAGGGCCGG ATAGATGTTCTGAAGGAAATTGGTTGTATAGATGCTGACCTTGTAGTTCAAATAAAAGGCCGTGTTGCTTGTGAGATGAACTCGGGAGAGGAGTTGATTTGCACCGAATGTTTATTTGAGAATCAACTGGATGACCTGGAACCAGAAGAAGCGGTGGCATTAATGTCTGCCTTTGTGTTCCAACAGAAGAATACTTCTGAACCCTCTCTTACTCCCAAGCTGTCTCAGGCCAAAGAGAG ATTATATGACACAGCAATAAGACTTGGGGAGCTCCAGCGCAAAGTACAGATAAATCCTGAAGAGTATGCCAAAGACAATCTTAAGTTTGGTCTCGTTGAAGTTGTTTATGAATGGGCAAAG GGCACTCCATTTGCAGATATCTGCGAACTTACAGATGTCCCTGAAGGTCTGATTGTGCGCACCATTGTAAGACTGGATGAGACATGtcgtgaatttaaaaatgccgCAGCTATTATGGGTAACTCTGCACTATACAAGAAGATGGAAACCGCTTCCAATGCGATAAAGCGCGACATTGTTTTCGCGGCTAGCTTGTACGTCACTGGAGTGTAA